From the Wolbachia endosymbiont (group B) of Protocalliphora azurea genome, one window contains:
- the ubiB gene encoding 2-polyprenylphenol 6-hydroxylase has translation MIQNILRLLQITTVLTRYNVLPYLLPPSKKSINKIQGHKLKRALERLGPVFIKFGQSISSRTDILNEDITNNLLLICDRLPSFSYKIAVKTIESEFNCKLSDIFSSFSEKPIAAASISQVHRAVTIEGKEVAVKVLRPNIEKTFSRDIKMLSWLAEIAEKFSEQSKRLKPVELVKTFAEICRLELDLRFEAAHSSELKENTKHDRGFYVPEIDWSRTSKKVLTLEWMEAIPIYEVEKLNNRKQIAINLIESFCNQVYRDCFFHADMHPGNLMIDSNNNIIALDCGIMGRIDRETCYYVIEILKGFLNRDYDHVAKMHFRAGYVPSQHRNFVTACRAIGEPIVGQPIQKISFARLLTQLLKITGDFDMKVQTQLLLLQKTMILLEGTCRKVYPEINMWKVVETWINNQHESKIGYREKIKSSYPIKAIQGIFSLIEKLNLIADKKLQVKNKSNGKAYFLLWSVIIILIVKLLIS, from the coding sequence ATGATTCAAAATATTCTACGTCTTCTGCAAATAACTACAGTGCTAACACGCTACAATGTGTTACCTTATTTACTTCCACCATCAAAAAAATCAATAAATAAAATACAAGGTCATAAACTAAAGCGTGCTCTTGAAAGATTAGGTCCGGTGTTCATTAAATTTGGGCAATCCATTTCATCACGCACTGATATTTTAAATGAGGACATAACAAATAACTTGCTATTGATATGTGATAGATTGCCATCATTTTCGTATAAAATAGCAGTTAAAACTATAGAAAGTGAGTTTAATTGTAAATTAAGCGATATTTTTTCAAGTTTTTCTGAAAAGCCAATTGCAGCAGCATCAATTTCTCAGGTGCATAGAGCAGTTACAATTGAGGGTAAGGAAGTTGCTGTAAAGGTTTTGAGGCCAAATATTGAGAAAACATTCTCAAGGGATATAAAAATGCTTTCTTGGCTTGCAGAAATTGCAGAAAAATTTAGTGAACAATCAAAAAGGCTGAAGCCAGTTGAATTAGTCAAAACTTTTGCTGAAATTTGCCGATTAGAGTTAGATCTACGCTTTGAGGCTGCCCACTCTTCGGAACTGAAGGAAAATACTAAACATGACAGAGGTTTCTACGTACCTGAAATAGATTGGAGTAGAACTTCAAAAAAGGTTTTAACATTAGAATGGATGGAAGCTATACCAATATACGAAGTTGAAAAGCTGAATAACCGAAAGCAAATAGCTATCAATCTTATAGAATCTTTTTGTAATCAGGTATATAGGGATTGTTTTTTTCATGCTGATATGCATCCTGGAAATTTAATGATCGATAGTAATAACAATATTATTGCCCTGGATTGTGGAATCATGGGTAGAATAGATCGTGAGACATGCTATTACGTTATAGAGATACTCAAAGGCTTTTTAAATAGGGATTATGATCACGTTGCAAAAATGCACTTTAGAGCCGGTTATGTTCCATCACAGCATAGAAATTTTGTTACAGCTTGCAGAGCAATAGGTGAGCCCATTGTTGGACAGCCTATACAGAAGATTTCATTTGCTCGATTACTTACTCAGCTACTAAAAATAACTGGTGATTTTGATATGAAAGTTCAAACACAATTGTTATTGCTGCAGAAAACTATGATTTTATTAGAAGGAACATGTAGGAAAGTCTATCCAGAAATCAATATGTGGAAAGTAGTTGAAACATGGATAAACAATCAACATGAAAGTAAAATAGGGTATAGGGAAAAAATTAAAAGCTCTTATCCCATAAAAGCAATTCAGGGAATATTTAGCCTTATAGAAAAATTAAACCTAATAGCTGACAAAAAATTACAGGTGAAAAATAAATCAAATGGAAAAGCCTACTTTTTACTTTGGTCTGTAATTATAATTCTCATCGTTAAACTTTTAATTTCTTGA
- a CDS encoding ankyrin repeat domain-containing protein codes for MLSGSNVTFERRFVNGRAQNQTTSGQSTTKLFEAIDDENLGDFERALAEGANVNAFDKGYTPLMTIIMNGDDSPTHLKMMTLLLQHQSLKINAQETKENNTALHLALRMENRNFVQILLRHTGLNVNIKNIHRIDFQGNFSHTPEEYIRKIGQVQDKNFSHLTIEIQKAQTGKELLDVLSNRNIDRAKRLLNQELNPNCWKRNSNEEIETPLSLIIKSCLQGITEDNEEVLTKLLKHKELDFSQIKPIPAIEQNSRLKQIIEQAMKERLTDAINRKDLGDVKELVEDHCFINRAIVNAVLGNVNNPSESIKNYLNEKFPASAEQPVANTHNVQSEINDEFIAQELQRLENLEGELERTKAQLAEKEQELNRTVDERTRDTDKISQLEKELRQVRQGNQERIHTLTDQVARLTREKSQLKNLRDELERTKTQLRKKEQELDRVVSERDTNKISQLKRDFSQQRSELQTQNQDLNNKNRKLSEASIYNRRQSNYASASFVLSGAFAIGACLTISNLEICISLAVAAFVFLTIGCYCSYKASTVLSDVISTEFGNVISLR; via the coding sequence ATGCTTTCGGGAAGTAATGTAACTTTTGAAAGAAGGTTTGTTAATGGACGAGCTCAAAACCAAACAACTTCAGGACAATCAACAACAAAATTATTTGAAGCTATTGATGATGAAAATCTAGGAGATTTTGAGCGAGCTCTAGCAGAAGGTGCGAATGTTAATGCGTTTGATAAGGGATATACACCATTAATGACTATTATCATGAATGGTGATGATAGTCCTACACACTTGAAAATGATGACGTTGCTTTTGCAACATCAAAGTTTAAAGATTAATGCTCAAGAAACTAAAGAAAACAATACAGCTCTACATCTAGCCTTGCGCATGGAAAATAGAAATTTTGTACAGATTTTACTTAGACATACTGGTTTGAATGTGAATATTAAAAATATTCATCGTATAGATTTTCAAGGTAATTTCTCTCATACTCCTGAAGAATATATTAGAAAAATTGGACAAGTACAGGATAAAAATTTTTCGCACCTTACGATAGAAATACAAAAAGCACAAACAGGAAAAGAATTATTAGATGTTCTTTCTAACAGAAATATTGACCGAGCAAAAAGACTATTAAATCAAGAACTCAACCCTAATTGTTGGAAAAGAAATTCAAATGAAGAAATAGAAACACCACTTAGCCTGATTATCAAATCATGTTTACAAGGAATAACAGAAGATAACGAGGAAGTATTGACTAAACTTTTAAAACATAAAGAGCTAGATTTTAGTCAAATAAAACCAATACCAGCTATAGAGCAAAATTCAAGATTGAAGCAAATCATTGAACAAGCTATGAAAGAGCGATTAACTGATGCTATTAATAGAAAAGATTTGGGTGATGTAAAAGAATTAGTAGAAGATCACTGCTTCATAAATCGTGCAATTGTCAACGCTGTGTTGGGGAATGTTAATAATCCAAGTGAATCTATTAAAAATTATCTCAATGAGAAATTTCCTGCAAGTGCAGAGCAACCTGTAGCAAATACACATAATGTTCAATCAGAAATAAACGATGAGTTTATTGCTCAAGAATTGCAGCGACTTGAAAACCTGGAAGGTGAACTTGAAAGAACAAAGGCTCAACTTGCAGAAAAAGAGCAAGAGTTGAATAGGACCGTAGATGAAAGAACAAGAGACACTGACAAAATTTCACAGTTAGAAAAGGAGTTGAGACAAGTAAGGCAGGGTAATCAGGAAAGAATTCACACTCTCACTGATCAAGTAGCTCGACTTACTAGAGAAAAAAGTCAACTTAAAAACCTTAGAGATGAGCTTGAAAGAACAAAAACTCAACTTAGAAAAAAAGAGCAAGAGTTGGATAGGGTTGTAAGTGAAAGAGACACTAACAAAATTTCACAGTTAAAAAGGGATTTTAGTCAACAGAGATCAGAACTTCAAACTCAAAATCAAGACTTAAATAACAAAAACAGAAAACTTTCAGAAGCAAGCATTTATAATAGAAGGCAAAGTAACTATGCCTCTGCCTCTTTTGTGTTATCTGGAGCGTTTGCTATTGGTGCATGTTTAACAATATCGAATTTAGAAATATGTATTTCACTTGCTGTAGCTGCATTTGTCTTCCTTACAATTGGATGCTACTGTTCATATAAAGCAAGTACAGTACTGAGTGATGTGATAAGCACTGAATTTGGTAATGTTATCAGTTTAAGATAG
- the trxB gene encoding thioredoxin-disulfide reductase, with product MQNYKLSTKVLIIGSGAAGYAAAIYAARANLEPIVVTGMQPGGQLTITTDVENYPGFISIQGPELMEQKRLHAEKAGARIIDDEIKSVEQLEDSNEYRFRSCGNASDYYSNAIIIAAGAQAKWLGLESEKKFQGYGVSACATCDGAFFRNKVVAVVGGGNTAVEEAIFLTRFAKEVILIHRRDNLRAEKVMQDRLFKNDKIKVIWNHTVEQILGEENPKKVTGITIKSTDINKTQELKVDGVFIAIGHAPNTGIFKGFVEMDQQGYIITKPGTTLTSRAGVFAAGDVQDKVYRQAVVAAGTGCMAALDAEKFLES from the coding sequence GTGCAGAATTATAAATTGAGTACAAAAGTTCTTATTATTGGATCTGGAGCAGCGGGTTATGCTGCTGCTATATATGCAGCACGTGCAAATTTAGAGCCAATTGTAGTAACAGGAATGCAACCTGGTGGTCAGCTTACAATTACTACGGATGTTGAAAACTATCCAGGTTTTATTTCTATACAAGGTCCAGAACTCATGGAACAAAAGAGGTTGCATGCAGAGAAGGCGGGAGCAAGAATAATAGACGATGAGATAAAAAGTGTAGAACAACTTGAGGATTCTAATGAGTATAGATTTAGATCTTGTGGTAATGCTAGTGACTACTATTCGAATGCAATTATAATCGCAGCTGGTGCGCAAGCGAAGTGGCTTGGCCTGGAGAGTGAAAAGAAATTTCAAGGTTACGGAGTTTCGGCATGCGCAACTTGTGATGGTGCATTTTTTAGAAATAAAGTTGTAGCTGTGGTTGGTGGTGGAAATACTGCTGTTGAAGAAGCAATATTTTTAACTCGATTTGCTAAGGAAGTTATACTGATACACAGGCGTGATAACTTAAGAGCAGAGAAAGTAATGCAAGACAGGCTCTTTAAAAATGATAAGATAAAGGTAATATGGAATCATACCGTAGAGCAGATTCTTGGAGAAGAAAATCCTAAAAAAGTTACTGGCATTACAATTAAATCGACAGACATCAATAAAACCCAGGAATTGAAAGTAGATGGAGTGTTCATTGCAATTGGGCATGCACCAAATACAGGTATTTTTAAGGGCTTTGTTGAAATGGATCAGCAAGGTTATATAATTACGAAACCTGGAACAACTCTAACCAGTAGGGCAGGGGTATTTGCTGCTGGTGATGTTCAAGATAAGGTATATCGCCAGGCAGTAGTTGCTGCAGGAACAGGGTGCATGGCTGCACTTGATGCGGAAAAGTTTTTGGAATCATAA
- a CDS encoding peroxiredoxin: MNLVTKSAIDFTASAVLASGKIVDDFCLSKHIKDKYAVLFFYPLDFTFVCPTELISFSNKIEDFSKRDVEVIGISIDSKFSHYKWRNTPVNDGGIGEVSYNLVSDIKKSISRDYGVLYDDSIALRATFVIDDKFVVRHQSINDFPLGRNIDEFIRIIDAIKHNEEHGEVCPAGWKKGKPAMQASDEGVADYLNSHSAEL, encoded by the coding sequence ATGAATCTTGTAACAAAATCCGCTATCGATTTTACTGCTTCGGCTGTTCTTGCTAGTGGAAAAATAGTTGATGATTTCTGTTTAAGTAAACATATAAAGGATAAGTATGCTGTCCTTTTTTTCTATCCACTTGATTTTACTTTTGTCTGTCCAACTGAGTTGATATCATTTAGCAACAAAATAGAAGATTTTTCAAAACGTGATGTTGAAGTGATAGGAATAAGTATAGATTCAAAATTTTCACACTATAAATGGCGAAACACTCCAGTTAATGATGGTGGTATTGGAGAGGTTAGCTACAATTTAGTGTCTGATATCAAAAAGTCTATATCAAGAGACTATGGGGTCTTATATGATGACTCAATTGCACTAAGAGCAACTTTTGTTATTGATGATAAATTTGTTGTACGTCATCAATCGATAAATGATTTTCCTTTAGGGCGTAATATCGATGAATTCATTAGAATCATTGATGCAATAAAACATAATGAAGAGCATGGTGAAGTATGTCCAGCAGGGTGGAAAAAAGGCAAGCCTGCGATGCAGGCAAGCGATGAAGGAGTGGCTGATTATCTAAACTCACACAGTGCAGAATTATAA
- a CDS encoding magnesium transporter: MPKYEELNGTQQELYGKLQAAMEEHENIIDLLTGFSKEDLLKILTTVKCIEFEDGEEHTLTPLAYAINLKNSLNSQRYITNILSVAKEKDILEKVLTTANIKIKLSNGQEYTSTPLVHAIILNNQIGIDTILDIAKKDKELLEKVLTAANIKIRSLGDQEHTLTPLSCAINFNNQEVSQKSIKAIIDVAQDNDMLEAVFASIKKDHLNKTKNILEILKNQEQDEEQKAKIDGWLKILPKSISSCESKDDPNKIEMHDRVEEICKKQEQEDWKVTLERIVPNHENKDKCEIFSKIFNKETFKVSLDPQRNADMITLIRKNQPDYESKEQSLVDESSIPKTEGNITKDTVKTTNKPIIIGSVCGAIAALAVGLGLYFGAALPILTMIGIAMAAALVTGLVAGGITYVMSNSSKNLDGANVEQGVSIGSSITA; encoded by the coding sequence ATGCCAAAATATGAAGAGTTAAACGGAACACAACAAGAATTATATGGTAAGTTACAGGCTGCGATGGAAGAACATGAGAATATTATTGATCTTCTTACAGGATTTTCAAAAGAGGATTTGCTGAAAATTCTTACTACTGTGAAATGTATAGAGTTTGAAGATGGTGAAGAACATACTCTAACACCGCTTGCCTACGCTATAAATCTTAAGAACTCGTTAAATAGTCAGAGATATATTACAAATATTCTAAGTGTAGCTAAAGAGAAAGATATATTAGAAAAAGTTCTTACTACTGCGAATATAAAGATCAAGCTCTCAAATGGTCAAGAATATACTTCAACACCACTTGTCCATGCTATTATTCTTAATAATCAGATAGGCATTGACACTATTCTAGATATAGCCAAAAAAGATAAAGAGTTATTAGAAAAAGTTCTTACTGCTGCGAATATAAAGATCAGGAGTTTAGGTGATCAAGAACATACTCTAACACCGCTTAGCTGTGCTATAAATTTTAATAATCAGGAAGTTAGTCAGAAAAGTATTAAAGCTATTATAGATGTAGCTCAAGATAATGATATGTTAGAAGCAGTTTTCGCTAGTATAAAAAAAGATCATCTTAACAAAACCAAGAATATTTTAGAAATACTAAAAAATCAAGAGCAAGATGAAGAGCAAAAAGCTAAAATTGATGGTTGGCTAAAAATACTTCCAAAGAGCATATCTAGTTGTGAAAGTAAAGATGATCCTAACAAAATTGAAATGCACGATAGAGTTGAGGAGATATGTAAAAAGCAAGAGCAAGAGGATTGGAAAGTAACCCTTGAAAGGATCGTGCCTAATCACGAAAATAAAGACAAGTGTGAAATATTTTCTAAGATTTTTAACAAGGAGACTTTCAAAGTATCATTAGATCCACAGCGAAATGCTGATATGATAACATTAATTAGAAAGAACCAGCCTGATTACGAAAGTAAAGAACAGTCTTTAGTAGATGAAAGCAGCATACCTAAAACTGAAGGAAATATAACTAAAGATACAGTAAAAACTACTAATAAACCAATAATCATTGGTAGTGTTTGTGGTGCCATAGCTGCATTGGCAGTTGGGTTAGGATTGTATTTTGGTGCTGCATTACCGATATTGACTATGATTGGCATAGCTATGGCTGCTGCTCTAGTAACAGGACTTGTTGCTGGTGGTATTACATATGTAATGTCAAATTCTAGTAAGAATCTAGATGGAGCTAATGTAGAGCAAGGAGTTAGTATAGGGTCAAGTATAACAGCGTAA
- the tatC gene encoding twin-arginine translocase subunit TatC has product MNENSQKYASFYEHFAELRKRVIFCFLFFCVTFGFCYYFKENIYRFLLAPLIEVTKDSDDFSLIYTDLTEAFFVYLRVAIMSALLFSFPVFAWQFYMFLAPGLYKRERAVLLPYLIATPVLFVTGAAVVYYYIFPLAWKFFIAFEHSGKSFGIPIEFMPSVSEYLDLVLQFAFAFGTAFQIPVILTLMVRVGLITAQSLSNKRRIAIVVIFIIAAILTPPDVLSQVGLAIPMLVLYELSILICRYIEKKAKD; this is encoded by the coding sequence ATGAACGAAAACTCACAAAAATATGCTTCATTTTATGAGCACTTTGCGGAACTTAGAAAAAGGGTTATTTTTTGCTTTCTATTTTTTTGTGTTACCTTCGGGTTTTGTTACTACTTTAAAGAAAATATATACCGCTTTTTACTTGCACCTTTAATAGAAGTTACAAAAGATAGTGATGATTTTTCTCTAATCTATACAGACTTAACAGAAGCGTTTTTTGTATATCTCAGGGTTGCAATAATGAGTGCACTGTTGTTTTCTTTTCCTGTGTTTGCATGGCAATTCTATATGTTTCTAGCACCTGGCTTATATAAAAGAGAAAGGGCGGTGTTATTGCCATACTTAATTGCAACACCGGTTTTGTTTGTAACGGGAGCCGCTGTAGTTTACTACTACATATTTCCCTTAGCCTGGAAATTTTTTATTGCTTTTGAACATAGCGGTAAATCTTTCGGTATACCAATAGAGTTTATGCCATCAGTTAGTGAATATTTAGACCTTGTTCTTCAATTCGCGTTCGCTTTTGGTACTGCATTTCAAATTCCAGTCATACTAACCTTAATGGTGAGAGTAGGGCTAATCACTGCACAAAGTTTGTCAAATAAACGGAGAATTGCGATAGTGGTAATTTTCATTATTGCTGCAATCTTAACTCCACCTGATGTACTAAGCCAAGTAGGGCTTGCAATTCCAATGTTGGTATTATATGAGCTGTCTATTCTGATATGTAGATATATTGAGAAGAAAGCAAAGGATTGA
- the gap gene encoding type I glyceraldehyde-3-phosphate dehydrogenase, whose product MTIRVGINGLGRIGRSVLRAIFEVENYSEQIEVVAVNGSLSAEQHAHLIKYDSVHGKFNGDIDFNESENWLSINGRKFSLYRERSPENIPWNVDVVLECTGAFNKRAEAAKHNAERVIVSAPVSDADVTVVYGVNNDMLKKEHTVISAGSCTTNCLAPIVHILHSNLGIKSGFMTTIHAYTNDQNILDGNHRDLRRARACGLSMVPTTTGAAKTIGSVIPELKGKLDGTAIRVPVSNVSMVDFKFTTDKKVTAGEINEIFKNSANHVLSVCNEPLVSIDFVHNPYSAIVDLAGTYVTGDICRVAAWYDNEWAFSLRMLDIALL is encoded by the coding sequence ATGACAATTCGTGTAGGAATTAATGGTCTTGGTAGAATAGGCAGAAGTGTATTGCGTGCTATTTTTGAAGTAGAAAACTATAGCGAGCAAATAGAAGTTGTGGCGGTAAATGGGTCGCTCAGTGCTGAGCAGCATGCACATTTGATTAAATATGACTCTGTTCATGGCAAATTTAACGGCGATATTGATTTTAACGAGTCTGAAAATTGGCTATCTATAAATGGCAGGAAATTTTCTTTATATAGAGAACGTAGCCCTGAAAATATTCCTTGGAATGTTGATGTAGTGCTTGAATGCACTGGTGCATTCAACAAGCGTGCGGAAGCAGCAAAGCATAATGCAGAGAGAGTAATTGTCTCTGCTCCAGTTTCAGATGCTGATGTAACTGTAGTTTACGGCGTAAATAACGATATGCTAAAAAAGGAGCATACAGTGATCTCAGCAGGTTCTTGTACTACAAACTGTCTGGCTCCGATTGTACACATTTTACACTCCAATTTAGGTATAAAAAGCGGTTTTATGACCACTATACATGCCTATACGAATGATCAAAATATTCTTGATGGCAACCATAGAGACTTACGCAGGGCAAGAGCTTGTGGCCTTTCTATGGTGCCAACTACAACTGGAGCAGCAAAAACAATTGGTTCTGTTATTCCTGAGTTAAAGGGTAAGCTAGATGGTACTGCTATTAGAGTTCCGGTTAGCAACGTTTCTATGGTTGATTTTAAATTTACGACTGATAAGAAGGTAACAGCTGGAGAAATAAACGAAATATTTAAAAATTCAGCAAATCATGTGCTTTCCGTATGTAACGAGCCTTTAGTTTCAATAGACTTTGTCCATAACCCTTATAGTGCAATTGTGGATTTAGCTGGTACATATGTCACAGGTGATATCTGTAGAGTTGCAGCGTGGTACGATAATGAATGGGCTTTTTCACTGAGAATGTTAGATATAGCTTTATTGTAA
- a CDS encoding HK97 family phage prohead protease produces the protein MNKKFLYSPLSIKSIEENGVFSGYASVFNIVDKQNDLILPGAFKNNLNKSQIKLLWQHNPSEPIGNITDICENDIGLYITAHLLFGIQKAEEAYLMLKTGTINGLSIGYIPIEYDVDHESGARVLKQVELWEVSLVTFPANLAAQVINVKNQHNEQEMLARAIEKANSVLTNMCIST, from the coding sequence ATGAATAAGAAATTTCTCTATTCACCATTATCAATAAAAAGCATAGAAGAAAACGGAGTATTTTCTGGCTATGCGAGCGTTTTTAATATAGTTGATAAGCAAAATGATCTGATATTACCAGGAGCATTTAAGAATAACTTAAATAAAAGTCAGATAAAACTTCTTTGGCAGCACAATCCGAGCGAGCCTATAGGTAATATTACGGATATTTGCGAAAATGATATTGGCCTATATATAACTGCACATTTGCTTTTTGGTATTCAAAAAGCAGAGGAAGCATATTTAATGCTCAAAACTGGAACTATTAACGGGCTTTCGATTGGCTATATACCAATAGAGTATGATGTTGATCATGAAAGCGGAGCTCGAGTGTTAAAACAAGTGGAGCTATGGGAAGTTAGTTTGGTCACTTTCCCTGCAAATTTGGCAGCTCAGGTAATCAACGTGAAAAATCAGCACAATGAACAAGAAATGTTAGCAAGAGCAATAGAAAAAGCAAATTCTGTGCTTACGAACATGTGTATTTCTACTTAA
- a CDS encoding CCA tRNA nucleotidyltransferase yields MKIDHEVSIIIEAIEKFGGEARLVGGCVRDSILQRDIHDIDLATNLLPNQAVKALKLRNIKTIPTGLKHGTITAILNKRSFEITTLRHDIKCDGRHAKVEFTNDWQADASRRDFTFNALYADKHGHIYDYFGGIQDLKTRKLNFIGNAEDRIKEDYLRILRAFRFHAKICIGDLSDEILDVCKKHSHMIQNLSGERIREEIFKLLECNDPAPTLKSMQKSDVLQKIIPKEVKCEILSSPLLINTKPPIKPSAYVHTPFLDPTIDALTKLALLIRTAEDRASLGEEVSKFLRLSNKQKKKILFLLSNNIKTELSEKEQKKYISLFGKELYCDLMKICGIESGTNVDEYILFANIFNVPKFPLSGDDLIIIGHQPGKSLGRNLELLRQHWEDSSYTLTKEELLLYAKSFI; encoded by the coding sequence ATGAAAATTGATCACGAAGTTAGTATAATTATTGAGGCCATAGAGAAATTTGGTGGTGAGGCAAGGCTTGTTGGTGGATGTGTTAGAGATTCAATTTTACAGCGTGACATTCACGACATCGATCTTGCTACTAATCTGCTGCCTAATCAAGCAGTTAAAGCGTTAAAACTCCGTAACATAAAAACTATTCCAACTGGCTTAAAACATGGAACTATTACTGCGATTTTAAATAAAAGATCCTTTGAGATTACAACGCTAAGGCATGATATAAAGTGTGACGGTAGACATGCGAAGGTAGAATTTACTAATGATTGGCAAGCTGATGCTTCAAGGCGCGACTTTACGTTTAATGCTCTTTATGCGGACAAGCATGGCCATATATACGACTACTTTGGTGGCATTCAGGACTTAAAAACACGAAAGTTAAACTTTATAGGTAACGCTGAAGATAGGATTAAGGAAGACTATCTACGTATTTTAAGAGCGTTTCGTTTTCACGCTAAAATATGCATAGGAGATTTAAGTGATGAAATATTGGATGTGTGCAAAAAGCATTCGCACATGATTCAAAACCTCTCTGGAGAGAGAATAAGAGAAGAAATATTTAAACTCTTGGAATGCAATGATCCTGCTCCAACACTTAAGAGCATGCAAAAATCTGATGTTTTACAAAAAATTATTCCAAAAGAAGTAAAATGCGAAATTTTATCTTCACCACTTCTTATCAACACTAAACCTCCTATAAAACCCTCAGCGTATGTCCATACGCCTTTCCTAGATCCCACAATCGATGCACTAACAAAATTAGCTTTGCTTATTAGGACTGCTGAAGATAGAGCGAGTCTTGGGGAAGAAGTGAGCAAGTTTTTACGTCTTTCAAATAAGCAAAAGAAAAAAATATTATTTTTATTATCAAACAATATCAAAACAGAGCTTTCAGAAAAAGAGCAAAAGAAATATATATCTTTATTTGGTAAGGAATTATATTGTGACTTAATGAAGATTTGTGGTATTGAGTCTGGAACAAATGTTGATGAGTATATTTTATTTGCCAATATATTCAATGTTCCAAAATTTCCTTTATCTGGGGATGATTTAATAATCATAGGTCACCAACCAGGAAAAAGTTTAGGTAGAAACTTAGAATTGCTACGACAACACTGGGAAGACAGCTCCTACACTTTAACAAAGGAGGAGCTGTTGCTTTATGCTAAAAGTTTTATCTAG